A window of the Helianthus annuus cultivar XRQ/B chromosome 4, HanXRQr2.0-SUNRISE, whole genome shotgun sequence genome harbors these coding sequences:
- the LOC110933464 gene encoding probable E3 ubiquitin-protein ligase ZFP1, with the protein MDPQSVWAMDPYYYHQHPILQQQYYYYYAYAVPAHYTMMPIPVQYVDDVAILNTMWVNQEHPMHSYFQNQNYVPYPPPEETSFFNTFDSLTLDETSIMQEIEEEISALQGVVAAGTSGSGLSEEEISEHLHVYSAQGKMSEVDACCICLGEYEKKEKMGRLECGHRFHAKCIRRWLLSKNVCPMCRSTAMSV; encoded by the coding sequence ATGGATCCGCAATCTGTGTGGGCGATGGATCCGTATTATTATCACCAGCACCCGATTCTTCAACAACAATACTACTACTACTACGCATACGCTGTTCCGGCTCATTACACCATGATGCCCATACCGGTGCAGTATGTTGACGATGTAGCCATTCTCAACACCATGTGGGTCAATCAAGAACATCCTATGCATTCGTATTTCCAGAATCAGAACTACGTACCATATCCACCACCAGAGGAGACGTCGTTCTTCAACACATTTGACTCTTTGACGTTAGACGAGACTTCGATCATGCAAGAGATAGAGGAAGAGATTTCTGCGCTACAAGGAGTGGTTGCTGCAGGTACGAGTGGTTCGGGTTTATCAGAGGAAGAGATTTCCGAGCATTTGCATGTGTATAGTGCACAAGGAAAGATGAGTGAAGTGGATGCTTGTTGTATTTGTTTGGGTGAATATGAAAAGAAGGAGAAGATGGGGAGACTCGAATGTGGGCATCGGTTTCATGCGAAATGCATCAGGCGTTGGTTGTTGTCTAAGAATGTTTGCCCTATGTGTAGGTCTACTGCAATGTCGGTTTAA